The Noviherbaspirillum saxi genome includes a window with the following:
- a CDS encoding pyrimidine/purine nucleoside phosphorylase, which produces MSTQFDNVSVVKKANIYFDGKCVSHSVLFADGTKKTIGVIFPSSLTFNTGAPEVMELNAGKCRIRLKGEEAWNTYEGGQSFNVPGNSSFDIETLETLDYVCHFVAA; this is translated from the coding sequence ATGAGCACACAATTCGACAACGTTTCCGTCGTCAAGAAAGCCAACATCTACTTCGACGGCAAGTGCGTTTCGCACTCCGTTCTGTTCGCGGACGGCACCAAGAAAACCATAGGCGTGATTTTTCCGTCCTCGCTGACCTTTAATACCGGCGCACCGGAAGTGATGGAACTGAATGCCGGCAAATGCCGCATTCGTCTCAAGGGTGAAGAGGCATGGAACACTTATGAAGGCGGCCAGAGCTTCAATGTGCCAGGCAATTCCAGCTTCGATATCGAAACGCTGGAAACGCTGGATTACGTTTGCCACTTTGTAGCTGCGTAA
- the argG gene encoding argininosuccinate synthase: MSTILQSVPVNQKVGIAFSGGLDTSAALHWMRQKGAIPYAYTANLGQPDEPDYNAIPEKARQYGAEQARLIDCREQLVAEGIAALQSGAFHISTAGITYFNTTPLGRAVTGTMLVAAMQEDKVDIWGDGSTFKGNDIERFYRYGLLVNPALRIYKPWLDDRFIQELGGRKEMSEFMIKSGFNYKMSVEKAYSTDSNMLGATHEAKDLEHLNSGMKIVEPIMGVAFWRDDVEIKREEVSIRFEEGRPVALNGIAYSNAVDLLMEANRIGGRHGLGMSDQIENRIIEAKSRGIYEAPGLALLFIAYERLVTGIHNEDTIEQYRDNGRKLGRLLYQGRWFDPQAIMLREASQRWVARAITGEVTLELRRGNDYSILNTESANLTYQPERLTMEKGEGAFTPQDRIGQLTMRNLDITDTRQKLGIYGKAGLLTANPSVALPRLDNDGDK, encoded by the coding sequence ATGTCGACCATACTTCAGTCCGTTCCCGTCAACCAAAAAGTGGGCATCGCCTTTTCCGGCGGGCTAGACACCAGCGCAGCACTGCACTGGATGCGCCAGAAGGGGGCGATCCCTTACGCGTACACCGCGAATCTGGGTCAGCCCGACGAACCTGACTACAACGCGATCCCGGAAAAAGCCAGGCAGTACGGCGCCGAACAGGCGCGCCTGATCGATTGCCGCGAACAACTGGTCGCGGAAGGCATCGCCGCGCTGCAAAGCGGCGCATTCCACATTTCGACCGCCGGCATCACCTACTTCAACACCACGCCGCTGGGCCGTGCAGTCACCGGCACCATGCTGGTGGCCGCCATGCAGGAAGACAAGGTCGATATCTGGGGCGACGGCAGCACGTTCAAGGGCAACGACATCGAACGTTTCTATCGCTACGGTTTGCTGGTGAATCCAGCGCTGAGAATCTACAAGCCCTGGCTCGATGACCGCTTCATCCAGGAACTCGGCGGCCGCAAGGAAATGTCGGAGTTCATGATCAAGTCCGGCTTCAACTACAAGATGTCGGTCGAGAAGGCCTACTCGACCGACTCCAACATGCTGGGTGCCACGCATGAAGCGAAAGATCTCGAACACCTGAACAGCGGCATGAAGATCGTCGAGCCGATCATGGGCGTCGCATTCTGGCGCGACGACGTCGAGATCAAGCGCGAGGAAGTCAGCATCCGTTTCGAGGAAGGACGTCCGGTCGCACTGAACGGCATCGCCTATTCGAATGCGGTCGATCTGCTGATGGAAGCGAACCGCATCGGCGGCCGCCACGGACTCGGCATGAGCGACCAGATCGAAAACCGCATCATCGAAGCGAAGAGCCGCGGCATCTACGAAGCACCTGGTCTGGCGCTATTGTTCATCGCCTACGAACGTCTGGTCACGGGCATCCACAACGAAGACACGATCGAGCAATACCGCGATAACGGCCGCAAGCTCGGACGTCTGCTCTACCAGGGCCGCTGGTTCGATCCGCAGGCGATCATGCTGCGCGAAGCGTCGCAGCGCTGGGTCGCGCGCGCGATCACCGGCGAAGTCACGCTGGAACTGCGCCGCGGCAATGACTACTCGATCCTGAACACCGAATCGGCCAACCTGACCTATCAACCGGAACGCCTGACGATGGAAAAAGGCGAAGGTGCATTCACGCCGCAAGACCGCATTGGACAACTGACGATGCGCAATCTGGACATCACCGATACACGCCAAAAGCTCGGCATCTACGGCAAAGCCGGCTTGCTGACGGCAAATCCGTCCGTTGCGCTGCCGCGCCTGGACAATGACGGCGATAAATAA
- the murB gene encoding UDP-N-acetylmuramate dehydrogenase: MTAALPIRHNFPLRHLNTFGIDAQAHAYLPVTSNTMLDIIRRDAQWSTMPRLVLGGGSNLILTGDYPGLVLHMATQGIAVIAEDQRFTYVKAAAGENWHRFVLWTLDHGMGGLENLSLIPGSVGAAPIQNIGAYGVEIKDCFHALTAYDFKSGELLTLNAADCGFAYRDSIFKHAFRDRAVILDVTFALPKQWQANLQYADVAQELASSGIATPSPSQVSDAVIAIRARKLPDPAKIGNAGSFFKNPVVSREQRDALLTQHAQLVSYAQADGTFKLAAGWLIDQCGWKGKTLGAAGVYEKQALVLVNRGGAKGRDVTRLAEAIQADVMARFSVRLEPEPVFV, translated from the coding sequence ATGACTGCAGCGCTTCCTATCCGGCACAATTTTCCCCTCAGGCATTTGAATACCTTCGGTATCGATGCGCAGGCTCACGCCTATCTTCCGGTCACATCGAACACCATGCTCGACATCATACGGCGCGATGCGCAATGGTCGACCATGCCACGCCTGGTATTGGGAGGCGGCAGCAATCTCATACTGACCGGCGACTATCCCGGTCTGGTGCTGCATATGGCAACCCAAGGCATAGCAGTGATTGCTGAAGACCAGCGGTTCACTTACGTGAAGGCGGCGGCCGGCGAGAACTGGCATCGCTTCGTATTGTGGACGCTGGACCACGGCATGGGCGGGCTGGAAAACCTGTCACTGATTCCGGGAAGCGTGGGGGCTGCGCCTATCCAGAACATCGGCGCCTATGGGGTTGAAATCAAGGACTGCTTCCATGCATTGACAGCCTATGATTTTAAGAGCGGCGAGCTGCTGACTCTCAACGCTGCCGATTGCGGTTTTGCCTACCGCGACAGCATCTTCAAACATGCATTTCGCGATCGCGCCGTCATCCTTGACGTGACGTTTGCGTTGCCTAAGCAATGGCAAGCGAATCTGCAGTATGCCGATGTCGCGCAGGAGCTTGCTTCAAGCGGCATTGCAACGCCGAGCCCGTCGCAAGTCAGCGACGCGGTGATTGCCATTCGCGCACGCAAATTACCCGACCCTGCCAAGATAGGCAATGCCGGAAGTTTCTTCAAGAACCCGGTCGTATCCAGGGAGCAGCGCGATGCATTGCTGACGCAGCATGCGCAATTGGTCAGCTATGCGCAGGCCGATGGTACATTCAAGCTGGCGGCCGGTTGGCTGATCGATCAGTGCGGCTGGAAGGGCAAGACGCTCGGCGCAGCTGGCGTCTATGAAAAGCAGGCTCTGGTGCTGGTCAATCGCGGCGGTGCGAAGGGCAGGGATGTGACCAGACTGGCAGAGGCGATCCAGGCGGATGTGATGGCACGTTTCTCAGTGAGGCTTGAGCCCGAGCCCGTATTCGTATGA